In Humulus lupulus chromosome 7, drHumLupu1.1, whole genome shotgun sequence, the following are encoded in one genomic region:
- the LOC133790436 gene encoding uncharacterized protein LOC133790436 isoform X1, with translation MFYRGKYADGGDGREMGAKRQRVVEQGSSFYGTSPGPSFMYNPTPFAYVGQPPPFPVVKLRGLPFDCTEVHVAEFFHGLDIVDVLFVHKNGKFSGEAFCVFGYPLQVDFALQRNRQNMGRRYVEVFRSKRQEYYKAIASEVLDSRGGGSPRRSIPRSKSYDEGKDTAEHTGILRLRGLPFSAVKDDIIEFFKDFMLIEDSIHFTLNSEGRPTGEAFVEFATAEDSKAAMAKDRMTLGSRYIELFPSSHEELDEAPLRRR, from the exons ATGTTCTACAGAGG TAAATATGCGGACGGTGGGGATGGGCGTGAAATGGGTGCAAAGCGTCAGCGGGTAGTTGAACAGGGCTCTTCATTTTATGGGACTTCCCCTGGTCCAAGTTTTATGTACAACCCAACTCCTTTTGCTTATGTAGGACAACCTCCACCTTTCCCAGTAGTCAAACTTCGTGGTCTTCCATTTGATTGTACAGAAGTTCATGTGGCTGAGTTCTTCCATGGTCTGGACATAGTTGATGTTCTGTTTGTCCACAAGAATGGAAAGTTCTCAGGAGAAGCTTTTTGTGTTTTTGGGTATCCTCTTCAAGTTGACTTTGCACTTCAAAGGAATAGGCAGAACATGGGCAGGAGATATGTTGAAGTGTTCAGAAGTAAGAGGCAGGAATATTACAAGGCAATTGCTAGTGAAGTTTTAGATTCTCGTGGTGGTGGCTCCCCTCGCCGGAGCATCCCAAGGTCTAAATCTTATGATGAAGGGAAGGATACCGCCGAACATACAGGGATATTAAGGCTGAGGGGATTGCCATTTTCTGCTGTCAAGGATGATATTATTGagttttttaaggattttatgttgATAGAAGACTCGATTCATTTCACCTTGAATTCAGAAGGGAGGCCTACTGGGGAAGCATTTGTGGAGTTTGCAACAGCTGAAGATTCTAAAGCAGCAATGGCGAAGGATAGGATGACTCTTGGTAGTCGATATATTGAATTGTTTCCTTCATCACATGAGGAGTTGGACGAAGCTCCTTTAAGAAGACGATGA
- the LOC133790436 gene encoding uncharacterized protein LOC133790436 isoform X2: protein MGAKRQRVVEQGSSFYGTSPGPSFMYNPTPFAYVGQPPPFPVVKLRGLPFDCTEVHVAEFFHGLDIVDVLFVHKNGKFSGEAFCVFGYPLQVDFALQRNRQNMGRRYVEVFRSKRQEYYKAIASEVLDSRGGGSPRRSIPRSKSYDEGKDTAEHTGILRLRGLPFSAVKDDIIEFFKDFMLIEDSIHFTLNSEGRPTGEAFVEFATAEDSKAAMAKDRMTLGSRYIELFPSSHEELDEAPLRRR from the coding sequence ATGGGTGCAAAGCGTCAGCGGGTAGTTGAACAGGGCTCTTCATTTTATGGGACTTCCCCTGGTCCAAGTTTTATGTACAACCCAACTCCTTTTGCTTATGTAGGACAACCTCCACCTTTCCCAGTAGTCAAACTTCGTGGTCTTCCATTTGATTGTACAGAAGTTCATGTGGCTGAGTTCTTCCATGGTCTGGACATAGTTGATGTTCTGTTTGTCCACAAGAATGGAAAGTTCTCAGGAGAAGCTTTTTGTGTTTTTGGGTATCCTCTTCAAGTTGACTTTGCACTTCAAAGGAATAGGCAGAACATGGGCAGGAGATATGTTGAAGTGTTCAGAAGTAAGAGGCAGGAATATTACAAGGCAATTGCTAGTGAAGTTTTAGATTCTCGTGGTGGTGGCTCCCCTCGCCGGAGCATCCCAAGGTCTAAATCTTATGATGAAGGGAAGGATACCGCCGAACATACAGGGATATTAAGGCTGAGGGGATTGCCATTTTCTGCTGTCAAGGATGATATTATTGagttttttaaggattttatgttgATAGAAGACTCGATTCATTTCACCTTGAATTCAGAAGGGAGGCCTACTGGGGAAGCATTTGTGGAGTTTGCAACAGCTGAAGATTCTAAAGCAGCAATGGCGAAGGATAGGATGACTCTTGGTAGTCGATATATTGAATTGTTTCCTTCATCACATGAGGAGTTGGACGAAGCTCCTTTAAGAAGACGATGA